The sequence below is a genomic window from Uranotaenia lowii strain MFRU-FL chromosome 2, ASM2978415v1, whole genome shotgun sequence.
atagacaaagtcttcgactatctccgaCTTCCGGAATGTTTTACAATGATTAAATGTTGttgaaaaatgttccaaatgGAGAAAAACAGTCCCTTAGGGAATTTATAAATAAGCACAAAAACTATTAGAaggctcggttctacagaagaaacaaaaatgatgttgatttaacagtacataatattgaattttcccatacaaacttaatagttaaaatttaatcatgtaaactttacttaaaaattctgcaaaaaaatcatggatgagttttggaccaaaacaaagatttttagagccaaggtttgagaaattcaaaaatgaccacaaatcgactcagtctactgcacCATGGTAGATGTCGCCACTGTAGATTGAAGACCTCCACCATACCGTTTATTGGTACTTctgatctccaggtatcttccaaGTTCAaggcgaaataaaaaaaaaatacatatacgTATATTGGACAGCCCACGAATTATGTCTGTCTACCGTTGCACAGCCTGAAACTATCGAATCGAAGCATAACGTACAGGTTTGaggcaaatttttaacaaaaaaacattctgAGACAGCTCGGAAATTATGTTAGCAAAGTGACAAGGTGTCATCAAATTCGGTTTTGTATGCTTCGTAAGAATAACTGTTAAAGTTATGTAGCAGTtaaattgccggaccctgtatgtacattttggaaaataatCTTGCCAGGATTTTgacatttattgttttttttattagtgaaaatatttgaaaacatcaaCTCAACGTTAAAAGCAGAAGAATAAGCCTAATTAGCCTATCTTGTATGGTAGAGCATCAGTCCACATCCTATCGTTATTAGGGGTACAGaggataaattttcattaatttgctCTAATGAAACTGCTTGAACCCAGTAACATATTGTGTTGCTAttagaatgttaaaaatatcgtGTTATTTGTGTTTAGCGAGTaacttttctcaaattgaaCCGACTTGCCCCTAAGTACCCCAAAGCCCTGTAGAGGATTTGCCGAATAATTCTCCACTTCGTGGCATAGTACGGTGTATGGTAACGGAAACTCTCCTTCGGTTGTGGCTGGCAGTTAATTAGCAAAGTTAAAAATGCTCCAAGCTGATTTATTCGGTTTAATTGCGCCTTTGTTGGCAGCGGAAATCGATGCTACCGGCCTGAAAGAAAGCAGATACTGACTGGTGTTGATATGATAAAGGATTTCCTCCAGTAGCATCGAAACATCAAAGCTGGTggtaatttgaaagaaaattcttCGTGGAAAATCATGGAGGTAAGCTCCATAGAATGTTGtgtaaataaaaagcttaaaaaaatgctcGTTTCATTTCGTCACTCAAACAAGTTGAATCAACGGGAATTTTTCCGAAGCATTTTATCTGACACCCAACTAAAAGTACAATAAAAGAGCTTCATCTGTGATCAATTCCGCCATACAATTACCATATCATTTGCATAACCCTATGAAGCCATCTCTCGGTTGAAGCTCGGATTCAGCTTCGGTTGCACATCAACGTCATAATTATCTCTCGCTAGACCCGAGCACAGCAGCAAATGGCACCGACTAGCTGGCTGGCTGGATCCAGTTAACGTGACAAATCCGGTCAGGACCGGATTAACTGATAAGGAAGCATTCCCGTGTAGTAGGTACGAGTAGGTAGCTGTTTTTGATGATGACGAGGACGACGACGATGAACGTTGATGAGCAACAACGGCAAATCTGTTCCTGTGggcagccttgccagatctacggatttctccgtagttttACGGATTTTGAACAtatctacggagctacggatcgatgctccaaatctacggattttcagcatttcctacggattttctacggattatcgaataaattcaagggattctgcggataaatgaaaattctacctgacgaccaaaaaaaaaaaaaaaaaagtcatcaagttttatttagccgaaaacagtacatttttcgattttcgtgtaatctacggacttgagcggttttcaatctggcaacgctgcctGTGGGGTAGGTCAGGGCTGTTAGATTAGGGTGGTGTAAAATGTCAAAGAGCCCACTCAGCCATGCTGTGACATTGTTTACAAAACAAGAACGGATCAAAGTGCATCAAGCGCACAGGTATCACGGTAGCTGTGTGTGGCACGCACGAAGAAAAGGGAGGCGTATCgcgaaaaataatcataaaaaagagTCGACGACAAAAGATGATGTGTCAAATCAGTGTAGACCTGCTGGCAAGAAAATTCCTTTCCCGGGATTGGGGGAGAAAGTTCTCCGTTTGAAGTATAAAAGGTTATCGAAGCAGGGAGCAAAAACGAACTGGACCGAATGAAGAAAATTGGCCACTAAATGAGATCGTCTGTAAGTTACATGTTATCGCAAGGACCAGGTGACCCGATAATGGCGCTTCCAGACTACGAGCAGCATCACTATCATCACGGTTGTCTGCTAATCCTTGTACGCGGAATCGGTCCACTGAAGCCGCGATCTCTGCAGCGTGTTTCCGAACGAATTCAGCGACTGAACAACGTCAAAATTCCTGGTAAAGAAATTGCCCTGTTGTAAATTTTGCTTGATTAAAATTGACATCATTCATTGTAATTTCAGATTCTTCAGGAATAACTCGAGATATTTGGGTCCGATATATTAGAGACCATCCAGTGGAAAATAATGATTGGGGTGATTTCCAGCCGCATCGGAGACTGCTGGGTTTGATAACAGTTGGCAAATTCGACAACCAAACCGAGCTGAATGTAACAATCTACGGCAGAAAAAAACCGATATGGTGATTAACGGCATCGATTCCGGACAAAACCTCCGCTTCTTCTAACTCGCCAGCTTCTTCTATCAGATAACATTTTCATCTGGATCAGGTGGCAGCACGGCCAGTGGAAGTTCTTCGCTCACCGATTCTGGAACGCTGGTTAACAAATCAACTACTACCCAGAAGTTCCCTCCGAACATTCTCCAACCGGAGGAAATTCCAGCCCGTTATCGAGAAGCGATTATTAATTACAGCAAGTATCGTAGCGCAGGTAGTATCGAAACAGAAGCTGCTCTGAAAGCAGCCGGAATCTGTATTGAACAGGGAAAAAACTTGGACGTAGCAATGTTCCTTCAAAACGTACTTTACATTAACCTCAACATGATCGAACAACAGCGGGTTCGGCGGTTTGAAGTACTCACAGATCTGTACCAGAAAATAGGCTACAACAGAAAAGCCGCATTCTGCCAACGACTTGCTGCCTGGCGACACGTTGCCGTTAGTAACACCAACCCTGACTGGGGCCAAAGTTATCGAATCATGCTGGAAAGTTTCCCAGGGCACAAGCTCGTTCTTGTACCACAACAGGTACTCGAGAGCAACATCGGCTGGCCGGTTTTACAGTACTCACATATCTGTACCAGAAAATAGGCTACAACAGAAAAGCCGCATTCTGCCAACGACTTGCTGCCTGGCGACACGTTGCCGTTAGTAACACCAACCCTGACTGGGGCCAAAGTTATCGAGAGCTTGATATTCAAGGCTACAGCACCCACACGTTAGGAGTCAAATCGAACTGTCGCTTGAAACACATGTTACACCGAAATGAATTAGTAATTAGTCCTCAATGAATTTCGATATCAGGCGGGCGAAGGCTAGAGATTTACCAAGAATAGAAATGCCgccaaatattatttttataggTGTAGGGGGAactcgtctatggccggacaccgCCTATGAccggacaacatagatttttcgaataaacagtatcctaataatgttttaacatcatgaaaataaagtaaatagtagcctgatatggtgttatAAATATGGTAATTCCATCTGAAAAGGAAAACCAACGAGAGGCATCTgaagcttttgcctagtagtacggagaggatcgcctgaactttgaatttgtattgtggtcagttttttcgACTACAGAAGATataacaaacaaaaaggaagttcaaacgaaatattaggaaaattcaaaacaaaattgtctatgacctgacaagaaaatattctaaattataGATTATTTCTGCTTGATTCTgacattttttcatctctatagcaccttcaaaaaataattaaaaaaaaaaatggttagcagaagataaggattcaataacgaaactgTTTTGGTCATTGtatgtttcattctggtttgtcaaaaaaacttttatggctGGCTTCATAAAACGTTCAGTATCTGAATCTGACTCAGTGTGGGACCAAGTGGTATGACGACGGTTCGAATGTTCTTCTTAAATGTGTACGGCGAAACATCAATAGAATTTTCCCATCGAACTTCGATGTGTGATATTAGCAGATTTCGTAGAACCTCGGCCACATCCTCCAAGGTACGGCCTGGTGTTGCTGACAAGGCTAGCACACGAAACTGCTTATTGGTAGCCGATATTGCTTTAATGACCTCGGTGTAAGCGTATCGACCTTTAGCTTTGTGGGCCTCATCGATCACTACCAGTTTGATACTATCGGTGGGGAAGTTTTGTTCCGGAGAATTGATATCCGCTAAGATGACCtggaaaaaacaaattacgtaaaattatcagatatgttaaaatttaaaggaaaaaaatcgtcaTCACCTGTGGTGTAACATAGAACACCCGTTTAGTTTGCCACAGCTCGGAGCGGTTCTTCCTCAGCTGTTTCCCCGTCATTTCGGCGGTATCTTCCTTGGGAATACCCATGATCTTGTAGCATGCTTCGATCTGCTGATTTACCAGCGGTCTAGTCGGTGCCATGAAGATAACCTTCCCGGTTGGATACCACCGGTATAGATTGTACATCACAACCGCTGCGATAAAGGTTTTTCCCAACCCTTTACCCTTTTGTTCTGCTAGTTCGATCCGTCCAGCCGTACTACTTCACGGCTTCACGGCTTTTGCTCGAGGAGATTGAAAAACAGCCACTGTTGTTTGCCActctaaaacaaaaacaaaagatttaaattcaagTTGATGGTGACGTCATATAAAACACCACCACCAAAGCACGACTGTTTCGGTCATACTTTTCATTGCTTTTCTTTGACAAAAAACGTAAACAATGTAAtaggctgtcaaaattttgcctTCCGTGCCCACTTCTTCACCGCGCCTACTTTGTGTCAAAGTTGTTCCACCCCTAGATTTAAAACCCCTGGGGTAGGTTTGAGTTTGAGTTTGAGCGTGTGCTCTAGGCTGTCAGTCATCTCAACGTTGCCGTCCTGGCTGATTACGACCGAGAGCCGGGGTAGAAACAGTGGAGCCCGGTTCATATTCTGATTATGTAGCAGATAGATCAGCATCTATCTTTTCGTGATGCAGCGAGCGGCGAGCAATTGAAAACAACAACACCACGCTGAAGGTATAACCCAGCCAGTGAAGCTGCATGCTGCATGACGGTGCAGAAAGCAGCGTCCTAGTAAATCCCCGTGTTATGGCTGCGAAAACGAAGTGCACTGTTAAAACTATTACAAAAACATTTCAGCGTGATTTCAGGATTCCAAATGTAACtacaaaacaagtttttgaatgacgtttgaaaaaatgtcGCTTCTTTCATTTTCCTTTTACAAACGCCACAAAAAGGCACAATGTTACTCGAACTATGATATAGTTAAAAAGGTTTTCAAGAATACAATATTTAACAGTAGGGCTTTTGATAGGACAAACTATCAGTACGTATGATAACTGTTTATCAAAAGGAGGACAAAACGTAGGACGACTGATTCAGTgccgattcaaaaaaaaaagagtgttACTCTAAGACTTCACATTTGAAACTCTTGTTTACACAtgtcaacaaaattcacattttttcgggaattttttttatctattagaATGCGCTGATTTTACCCCTTGTCACGTCTAGTTTCATAATCAATTAActtatgaaaaaagataaacttcatttagaaaatttgttcaCTTTTCGGCAAAACTAtagaaatcaacaaaaattttgaaagtaaataAATGTTTGTTGATATTTCTCATAGCAAATACTTTTGCACACTTCTACAAAAATGTTCATTGAGTTAACATCTTCAATATCCAAtactttaagaaaatttatagtGCTGTTAGAAATTGTTGGAATTATATCTAttcaaatatggaaaaaaataaatgtatttaaatCTAAAATATCTAGAAACAATCTTAATCTTTACATTGAAGAAGGATAATAAATAGacttgaaataagtttttagtTATCATGGAGGATTATGTGTTTATCATTTATAAAAGATCGATTTACTCAAAACTAATGAATGGGAAATCCATACACTATATtaccaaaattagacaaaatctTCCAACACCAGTTCCTTTGCGTTGAGGGTCTATAAGAcccgaactgttttttttttctcgggattttcatcccgaaggatgattcacccgagcagactttgatgcccaaattgatagcaaacATAAACCATAATGAGGTGTCAACAGCAAATTGATAGTATCTTTTGCTGTTCAGTTTTGTACGAGAGCAAAATAAGGCATAATTAAGCTTTCAATTATTCTCATTTGACAGCAAGCTGAGACCACATTTAGGTATCAACAGCAAACAGTAAGCAAAACTAGATATAAATTGTAtttgatagcaaaactaggcataaTTAAGGTGTCTAGACAGCATCAttattttttgagatttaaAACTAATTGGTTTTTTCATCCCCGAGATAACATCATTTTTTGTACAGCTAACCCGAGAGCAAAATTGGGAATCATTGAGGCatcctttgtttttcaaaatataaataatctgAATTGTAAAATAATCTGGTATAAAAGtattaatttatatatttttccatgaaataaaaatcaggcagcTAATCACATTCAATTAGAATACCGGAAAATCTAGTACTAGGTATCATTTGCAATATGGTaagtcatttaatttttttaaatttcaataatgaaatgACACCAACAAGATTGCATAATCTAGGCAAATCTAGGCATCAttgaagtttcataattttttataaaatagcacGTTGAGGCCAAATTTAGATGTCAACAGCAGACTGCAAGAAAATTAAATgtagaatttaatttgaaagCTAAACAAGGCAATATTGAGGTAAAAGTTTCTTTTCATAAAATCCTCAAATccttaatttttgaaacaaaaatacaaaaatgcaagtattcaaaattttatgaatgaacACCAGTAATATCAAATAAATACTTCAGAAAAGCAAGAGAATTCTTTCTCAGTTTTTAAACAGAGtgttaaatttttaacgaaCTGTTTATCAGTACATGCGCCCGTTTTCAAACACTAAATTAAGTATAAAAGGATTAAAATGGTAGATCAGCGAAAGTTTTTAACTTTGAGTAACTATCAGAGTGACTATAAAATGTTGCGACGTTTTAGTTGGATACCATTCCAGTTCTAAACGTGCTTTCTGCAATGAACTCGCAAActtattttagttttcatttccagaactaaaattacaaaaaataaacgagCTCCATTACTATTAAGTGCCCGGGCTTTAACTAtatctcttaaaaaaaatcatgattagtTGCTTCATAAAAGAGCTAGAtgaggtggtccaaaataagccCGTTACCCTACTATCAGCTCAATTTCTAGTTCTTAAGGTCGCGGTACATctcaggtgaaaatgaaaaatcttattttatcaaaaactcaaaaaagtgaCACATAttggctttgtttttttttcctctaattATAGACACTTTACCACGTTAGTGGCGTTCGTGTATATTGGCTTTGTAACATGTTGGAAACGTTGGGGAATAGTtaaaagctgaattttgaaccggtctcagagtttaaaactttttaaaaaaaagttttatttcgaTTCCCCCAACATGAAGAAATTTCCACGGTGAAAATCAGgagaatcgaaaataaaacaatttaaagaGGTTTTGAACACCGAGGccagttcaaaattcatcttttaACTATTCCCCaacgattccaccatgttacaaaGCCAATATGTGtcacttttttgagtttttgataaaataagatttttcattttcaattttacctGAGGTGTACAGCGACCTTTATGTCGAACTCTGTTAtactcagaaaaaaattaacttgatTTTTGATTCCCAATTTTGAGTATGAAATCGTGAGCGTGTAAAAGAAGAACGTAAGatgtaaacaaactttatttttcaaatgttcattGTTTGCAAAGGCAGCAGCCCGGATACGGTAAAACCCTTTCAATCGATTTCGGACGACTAGAATGACGGTAAGTACGGGAACAGGCTCAATATTCGATGGTGACGGGAAATTGTagctaattttgttttgaaagtgaGGCAGCGATAATgagtttttttgtcaaattgctGCAGCTGGCGGTCTTTTTCCGGGAATGTCAGATGAACATAATTATCGGGAGAAATCGACTACGATGGGGCCCATCGTGGAGCTGGACAAGATTTAAGACACGACCCCACAGCTGCGGGATCTGTACTTCAACCGTGCCTTTGAAGTTAATTCCTTCCAAAGAGCGCCATCATCATTTATGTGCCGGTACGAAAGTAGAATGCCTTCCAGAAACTTCGTTTTTATCGGCAAACGACTCATTCTCCCTTAACTGGAGCGTGGCCGTCGTAACTCTAACAAACAGAAGTGCCCACTACCCTGCACCTAGAAGGTCGTCTACTGTGCCATCCTGAAGCATTCCAGCTGGCGAAGATTAAATTGGAAATAATCCTCAAGGGTATTATGCCTAGGCGAATCACTATGGACTTGCGGTAAGTCTTATACCTATTTATATTTAATCATATTTAGCAGGCTAAAAGTCAATTTATCCTGGTATATTCTGTACTGGatataaaatatagaaaaacttcgaaagctggtaaaattttcattgcaTTGTTTTTAGGGccattcgatgtttttttcagaaaggattttcatcctctgggatgattcatccctatcCCTAAAAGAATCAACAATGTTCTCATCAAGCATAAAACTATATTGAGTGAATTTTACCCACTATAATGTTGTATTTTGGCATTTGcaatttaatttaatacaaACCGTACAAAACTTTTAGCGATAACAATCGCCTTCACTTATGCAATCATGAGTGGTGCCGATATTCATAATACATGGCCAATACAACATTGTGTTTATATTATAGAAAAATTTGCACTtttgtttaaacaaaaaatgattgTAGATAAAAAACACGTTCTTAATTTGTGTGTTACTTAACcaaaagcatttgaaatttgtcCTTCAGTAGGAACATACAGTTAGTCAAAAAATTGATCGTATCCCAGGTGCATTCATGCAAatctgcaataattttttttcctcaaacttAAAGTTAGAGTAGCTTACTCACTATTATCTAACaagattcaacaaaaaaataaatttatagaagTGCTGTATCTCAAGTCTTCAACATTCAAGAAtcgtcattatttttatttacatagtattccgtctcacgacataacttgacgaacataattcctaaaattcactcggttcatagcaaccgctctccaatttctcgggcaccccacgttcgccagatcacgctccacttggtctaaccacctagctcgttgcgcccccgcttgtcttgttcctaccggattcgtagcgaacacctgttttgcaggacagtcaagAAACGTCAAATCTCGTCAGATGAAGTGAGATAGTTGCTATAGCTACACTaaaaagtttgatgaaaaaacatttttgcagtaAAAAGTTCTGGAAGTGCAGGTATATATACGAGATTCATTGTTTAAATGAAGGAGCAAATTTTCATGTCATATGAACATGGTCATGTACTATGGATATCGCTAACACTTTTGATTGCATAAGTAAAGGCGATTTTCACTACCCAATTTTGAACATGGTAGTTGCATTACTGTTCATAGTGAAAATTGCCTTCAGGTATGcaattaatataaaataatatggATCCCGATCAAATGTGAATTGCTAATCCTTGTgaacttttataaaataataggtttaaaatttattcgaacgatttattcaaaattctagctaaatttgctatcacgccttgaggGTGAAATTTTCTCTCATTTGGCTGGACATGaagtggtacacagcaaaaatgaaagcaaaattttcgtgCATGGTGAAATACGTTATGCTATGCCAAATAATGCTTAAACAAAGATTTAATTacacctatttttttaaatatttgagagcataatgatgttaaattttgctttcattgaaaaatatgttatgCCTTATATTGACATCATTGTGCTCTTTAAGCTCTCaaaaaacgaggtgtagttaggctctcagttttagcaaaatttggtatcactttgctaaccaagtatggaaatttgtgctctcatttttgctgtgtaccaccttatgtcaagcaaaatgagagcatatttggctctcagggcgtgatagcaaaatttgctaaaattttgccataaaagtctgctcgggcatCCCTACCCGAACTGTACGTTTTCTAAGCGATATCTCAGGAACGGTTTTGGTCATCTTTATAGACTCTCATTATTGTTTTAGTTATAACATCAAAGCTACTGAACCAATTTtcatatcagtttttttaaatttgtgttttgatttttatggtcTTTAGAAAACAACATTCAAGCCAAAAAGACAttaaaaatgggtgttttgCATCGAAGATAACTCGTTTTGTTGAAGTCGTATTGAACAACTTTTGATATCAATCActgattgaaagattgaaagctcatattgaaataataaaagtgcTTGGTTTAACAGACCACAGttggaaatttgaaaagtttatattttttttagtgaatTGATAACTATATTCTCGTGAGGATAaaggaattttgatgaaaaaatggctgttctgttaaattttattctattcaAACCGATACTGATGTATTTATAATGAAGAGACTGAAAATGTGACCAATTCTAGTATTAAATCAGAGATTTTAAACATATTGAGGACTAAATCTGAAGTACTTTTGTTTAACAGCACATTTAATCCATTTTATGATGAAATACGGTtcagaaaaatttctgaaaatactcCTTGTATGTTTTTCGCGGTTCTGagtgtgataaaaatatcacaaaaaaaatttatttgtttccattggTTTAGAGGAGAAAAGggtataatggccaccttaaggaaaacgcttatttaaccatagagaacagctattaCATgtaaattacatcattgtttcgtgttcagacactcaaagaGTCTATTGcataattggatgaaacttgaaaaagtagataaaaacgtttaaaaatgtattttaaatttttttgccgaaagctgaaaaccagcaactgtaggggcataatgagaaccccctaTTATAAGCATCATTAattggggcacgatgagcgttttctgccaggcaatctagcagcgaattcgactcgattaagtcaactgaataatagagctacagtttcacttgtttcatctgacgatttggcgtattggtaaggtgtcggagaggtaatcagtagactcgagttcgattcctggtgaaggtgattttcttcatttatcattcataatcgatgcattttgcactaaacggtgatgcatcaaacaaagcaataacataataatctaggtctgtttgtagaatttaaagaattaaaacatgctcatacattatgtttc
It includes:
- the LOC129745634 gene encoding protein brunelleschi-like codes for the protein MRSSVSYMLSQGPGDPIMALPDYEQHHYHHGCLLILVRGIGPLKPRSLQRVSERIQRLNNVKIPDSSGITRDIWVRYIRDHPVENNDWGDFQPHRRLLGLITVGKFDNQTELNVTIYGRKKPIW
- the LOC129745633 gene encoding uncharacterized protein LOC129745633, with the protein product MYNLYRWYPTGKVIFMAPTRPLVNQQIEACYKIMGIPKEDTAEMTGKQLRKNRSELWQTKRVFYVTPQVILADINSPEQNFPTDSIKLVVIDEAHKAKGRYAYTEVIKAISATNKQFRVLALSATPGRTLEDVAEVLRNLLISHIEVRWENSIDVSPYTFKKNIRTVVIPLGPTLSQIQILNVL